A single Mytilus trossulus isolate FHL-02 chromosome 12, PNRI_Mtr1.1.1.hap1, whole genome shotgun sequence DNA region contains:
- the LOC134693094 gene encoding uncharacterized protein LOC134693094 → MFLINQKGGTTKERLGASIKRRGAIQILLGLGCLIAGFVSIGIDRKQFDKPVRESVEEGSVTNGTSFDVKYVVLGLDAGAVVSAIWVLITGAVPAYMARNTDYNVIKTKVAFMVFSIMAAALFVPIMTGAAIATYVIRKSHQGLTVALGVMSLLEFIVAIQSSVFCCTSPWAACKMAKKDKEQKEIENGNYEKQMSKEELPEYTP, encoded by the exons ATGTTCCTAATCAATCAAAAAGGTGGCACTACGAAAGAGAGACTGGGTGCCAGTATTAAACGACGTGGTGCTATACAGATACTACTTGGTCTTGGCTGTTTGATTGCAGGTTTTGTTTCCATTGGAATAGACAGAAAACAGTTCGACAAGCCAGTAAGAGAAAGCGTCGAAGAAGGAA gTGTGACAAATGGCACTTCCTTTGACGTGAAATATGTTGTTCTTGGACTAGATGCTGGTGCGGTAGTTTCTGCTATTTGG GTCTTAATCACAGGTGCAGTGCCAGCTTATATGGCAAGGAATACTGATTACAATGTGATTAAAACG AAAGTGGCTTTCATGGTATTCAGCATCATGGCTGCAGCATTGTTTGTACCAATCATGACCGGAGCTGCCATTGCCACCTATGTGATC CGTAAAAGTCACCAGGGATTAACAGTTGCGTTAGGTGTGATGTCTCTTCTAGAGTTCATTGTTGCCATTCAATCATCAGTCTTCTGCTGTACGTCACCATGGGCTGCTTGCAAAATGGcg aaaaaagataaagaacaGAAAGAAATAGAAAATGGCAACTATGAAAAACAGATGTCAAAAGAAGAACTTCCAGAATATACCCCTTAG